A window of the Streptomyces sp. JB150 genome harbors these coding sequences:
- the hutI gene encoding imidazolonepropionase: MNRGSAPASSPAPDPTADQATKDAMSNATTVSPAHSASTASTLITNIAALVTNDPSLGDDSPLGLVRDAAVVIDGDRVAWTGEASKAPATDNRVDAGGRAVLPGFVDSHSHLVFSGDRTEEFNARMSGRPYSAGGIRTTVAATRAASDAELEANLTRYLTEALRQGTTTFETKSGYGLTVADEARALRIAAAHTDEVTYLGAHIVPPDHADDPAAYVSLVTGEMLDACAPYARWIDVFCEQGAFDGDQARAILTAGKAKGLHPRIHANQLSYGPGVQLAVELDAASADHCTHLTDADVDALASGRTVATLLPGAEFSTRAPWPDARRLLDAGVTVALSTDCNPGSSFTSSVPFCIALAVRDMGMTPDEAVWSATAGGAAALRRTDIGRITPGARADLILLDAPSHVHLAYRPGVPLVTGVWRRGTRVV, encoded by the coding sequence ATGAACCGGGGCAGCGCACCCGCCTCGTCCCCCGCCCCCGATCCCACCGCCGACCAGGCCACCAAGGACGCCATGAGCAACGCGACGACCGTCAGCCCCGCCCATTCCGCGAGCACCGCGAGCACGCTCATCACCAACATCGCCGCTCTGGTCACCAACGACCCCTCCCTCGGTGACGATTCCCCCCTCGGACTGGTCCGGGACGCGGCCGTCGTCATCGACGGCGACCGCGTCGCGTGGACCGGTGAAGCAAGCAAAGCACCCGCCACTGACAATCGGGTCGACGCGGGCGGCCGGGCGGTCCTCCCCGGCTTCGTCGACTCCCACTCCCACCTGGTCTTCTCCGGCGACCGCACCGAGGAGTTCAACGCCCGCATGTCCGGGCGGCCCTACAGCGCGGGCGGCATCCGCACCACCGTCGCCGCCACCCGCGCCGCCTCCGACGCGGAACTGGAGGCGAACCTCACCCGTTACCTCACCGAGGCGCTGCGCCAGGGCACGACCACCTTCGAGACCAAGTCGGGCTACGGCCTGACCGTCGCCGACGAGGCCCGCGCCCTGCGGATCGCCGCCGCCCACACCGACGAGGTCACCTACCTCGGCGCCCACATCGTCCCCCCGGACCACGCCGACGACCCGGCCGCCTATGTCTCCCTGGTCACCGGCGAGATGCTGGACGCCTGCGCGCCGTACGCCCGCTGGATCGACGTCTTCTGCGAGCAGGGCGCCTTCGACGGCGACCAGGCCCGCGCGATCCTCACCGCGGGCAAGGCGAAGGGCCTGCACCCGCGCATCCACGCCAACCAGCTGTCGTACGGTCCCGGCGTCCAGCTCGCCGTCGAGCTGGACGCGGCCAGCGCCGACCACTGCACCCACCTGACGGACGCCGACGTCGACGCGCTCGCGAGCGGCCGTACCGTCGCCACGCTCCTGCCCGGCGCCGAGTTCTCCACCCGCGCCCCGTGGCCGGACGCCCGCCGGCTGCTCGACGCGGGGGTGACGGTCGCCCTGTCCACCGACTGCAACCCGGGCTCGTCGTTCACCTCGTCCGTCCCGTTCTGCATCGCCCTCGCCGTCCGGGACATGGGCATGACCCCCGACGAGGCGGTCTGGTCGGCCACGGCGGGCGGCGCGGCGGCCCTGCGCCGCACCGACATCGGCCGCATCACCCCGGGAGCCCGCGCCGACCTGATCCTGCTCGACGCCCCCAGCCACGTGCACCTGGCCTACCGGCCGGGCGTTCCCCTGGTCACCGGCGTGTGGCGCCGCGGCACCCGCGTGGTCTGA
- a CDS encoding formimidoylglutamate deiminase — protein MTKATYWLEHAWLGDRVESGVALETDDGRITAVRTGTGTPPPGAEVLRGLTLPGLANAHSHAFHRALRGSVQVGSGTFWTWREVMYAVADRLTPDTYHALARAVYAEMALAGITAVGEFHYVHHAPGGTPYADPNAMGEALIAAAAEAGIRITLLDTAYLSAGFGQPPNRHQLRFSDGDAEAWAERCSGLKERDHARIGAAVHSVRAVPADQLATVARWADERRAPLHVHLSEQTAENDACREVHGCTPAQLLAQHGVLGPRTTGVHNTHLTAEDISLIGSTGTGTCMCPTTERDLADGIGPAVALQNEGSPLCLGSDSHAVINLLEEARAMELNERLRSRTRGHWTAAALLRAATADGHAALGWTDAGTLEPGALADFTTIALDTVRTAGPPVRLGAETAVFAASAADVTHTVVAGRHVVRDGAHSLVPDVPGALADAVAALRG, from the coding sequence GTGACCAAGGCGACCTACTGGCTGGAGCACGCCTGGCTCGGCGACCGCGTCGAGTCCGGCGTGGCCCTGGAGACCGACGACGGGCGCATCACCGCCGTCCGGACCGGCACCGGCACCCCGCCGCCCGGCGCCGAGGTGCTGCGCGGCCTCACCCTGCCCGGCCTCGCCAACGCGCACAGCCACGCCTTCCACCGCGCCCTGCGCGGCTCCGTCCAGGTCGGCAGCGGCACCTTCTGGACCTGGCGCGAGGTCATGTACGCCGTCGCCGACCGGCTCACCCCGGACACCTACCACGCCCTGGCCCGCGCGGTGTACGCCGAGATGGCCCTCGCCGGCATCACGGCCGTCGGCGAGTTCCACTACGTGCACCACGCCCCCGGCGGCACCCCGTACGCCGACCCCAACGCGATGGGCGAGGCCCTGATCGCGGCCGCCGCCGAAGCCGGCATCCGCATCACCCTCCTCGACACCGCCTACCTCTCCGCCGGCTTCGGACAGCCGCCCAACCGCCATCAGCTCCGCTTCTCCGACGGCGACGCCGAAGCCTGGGCCGAACGCTGTTCAGGTCTCAAGGAACGCGATCACGCGCGGATCGGGGCCGCCGTCCACTCCGTACGGGCCGTGCCGGCGGACCAGTTGGCGACCGTGGCCCGCTGGGCCGACGAGCGGCGGGCCCCGCTGCATGTGCACCTGTCCGAGCAGACCGCCGAGAACGACGCCTGCCGGGAAGTCCACGGGTGCACCCCGGCGCAGCTCCTCGCCCAGCACGGCGTGCTCGGCCCGCGCACCACCGGCGTGCACAACACCCACCTCACCGCCGAGGACATCTCCCTCATCGGCTCCACCGGCACCGGCACCTGCATGTGCCCGACCACCGAGCGCGACCTCGCCGACGGCATCGGACCCGCCGTCGCCCTCCAGAACGAGGGCTCCCCGCTCTGCCTCGGCTCCGACAGCCACGCCGTGATCAACCTGCTGGAGGAGGCGCGGGCGATGGAGCTGAACGAGCGGCTGCGCAGCCGCACCCGCGGCCACTGGACGGCCGCCGCCCTGCTGCGGGCGGCCACCGCCGACGGCCACGCCGCCCTCGGCTGGACCGACGCCGGCACCCTGGAGCCCGGCGCGCTCGCCGACTTCACGACGATCGCGCTCGACACGGTCAGGACGGCAGGGCCGCCTGTGCGGCTCGGGGCCGAGACGGCCGTATTCGCCGCGTCGGCAGCGGACGTGACGCACACGGTCGTGGCAGGCCGGCACGTCGTGCGGGACGGGGCGCACTCCCTCGTGCCGGATGTGCCGGGAGCCCTCGCGGACGCCGTCGCAGCCCTGCGCGGATGA
- a CDS encoding allantoate amidohydrolase, whose amino-acid sequence MWRELLPIGRHPGSGGYRRFAWTGADRECRAWFEQQARSRGLAYEVDRNGNQWAWLGDPAAGDAVVTGSHLDSVPDGGAFDGPLGVVSSFAALDELRRRNARLAKPLAIVNFGDEEGARFGLACVGSRLTAGRLGREQAHRLTDGDGVTLARAMEAAGHDPDAIGPDPERLARIGAFVELHVEQGRALDLTGDAVGVASAIWPHGRWRFDFRGEANHAGTTRLADRRDPMLPYAETVLAARREARLAGAVATFGKIAVEPNGVNAIPSLVRGWLDSRAADQGTLDTVVDGVERAAREYAAAHGVDLDVVRESFTPVVEFDHALRDELARILGTDTDLKVPVLGTGAGHDAGILSGTVPTAMLFVRNPTGVSHSPAESATEDDCVAGVLALADVLEGLART is encoded by the coding sequence ATGTGGCGGGAGCTGCTGCCCATCGGGCGGCACCCCGGCTCCGGCGGCTACCGGCGGTTCGCGTGGACCGGGGCCGACCGGGAGTGCCGGGCCTGGTTCGAGCAGCAGGCCCGGAGCAGGGGGCTGGCGTACGAGGTGGACCGCAACGGCAACCAGTGGGCCTGGCTCGGGGACCCCGCCGCCGGGGACGCCGTCGTCACCGGTTCGCACCTGGACTCCGTGCCCGACGGAGGGGCCTTCGACGGACCGCTCGGAGTGGTGTCCTCCTTCGCCGCGCTGGACGAGCTGCGCCGCAGGAACGCACGGCTCGCCAAGCCGCTCGCCATCGTCAACTTCGGCGACGAGGAGGGCGCCCGCTTCGGGCTGGCCTGCGTGGGCTCCCGGCTCACCGCGGGCCGGCTCGGCCGCGAGCAGGCCCACCGCCTCACCGACGGCGACGGCGTCACCCTGGCCCGGGCCATGGAGGCCGCCGGACACGACCCCGACGCCATCGGACCGGACCCCGAACGCCTCGCCCGCATCGGCGCGTTCGTCGAGCTCCACGTCGAGCAGGGCCGGGCGCTGGACCTGACCGGGGACGCCGTCGGCGTCGCCAGTGCCATCTGGCCGCACGGGCGCTGGCGGTTCGACTTCCGCGGCGAGGCCAACCACGCGGGCACCACCCGCCTCGCCGACCGGCGCGACCCCATGCTGCCGTACGCCGAGACCGTGCTCGCCGCCCGCCGCGAGGCCCGGCTCGCCGGGGCCGTCGCCACCTTCGGGAAGATCGCCGTGGAGCCGAACGGCGTCAACGCGATCCCCTCCCTGGTGCGCGGCTGGCTCGACTCCCGCGCCGCCGACCAGGGCACCCTCGACACGGTGGTGGACGGCGTGGAGCGGGCCGCCCGCGAGTACGCCGCCGCGCACGGCGTCGACCTCGACGTGGTCCGCGAGTCGTTCACCCCCGTCGTCGAGTTCGACCACGCCCTGCGCGACGAACTCGCCCGCATCCTCGGCACGGACACCGACCTCAAGGTCCCCGTCCTCGGCACGGGTGCCGGACACGACGCCGGGATCCTCTCCGGGACCGTGCCGACCGCCATGCTGTTCGTGCGCAACCCCACCGGTGTCTCGCACTCCCCGGCCGAGTCCGCGACCGAGGACGACTGCGTGGCCGGGGTGCTCGCCCTCGCCGACGTACTGGAAGGACTGGCCCGCACGTGA
- the hutU gene encoding urocanate hydratase, translating into MSGPRPVRAPRGTELSALGWQQEAALRMLQNNLDPEVAEHPDKLVVYGGTGKAARDWRSFDAMVRTLKGLKQDETMLVQSGRPVGVMQTHEWAPRVLIANSNLVGDWANWEEFRRLEQLGLTMYGQMTAGSWIYIGTQGILQGTYETFAAVAAKKFGGTLAGTITLTAGLGGMGGAQPLAVTMNDGVAICVDCDPRAIDRRIEHRYLDVRADSLDHALRLATEARDARRPLSIGVLGNAAELVPQLLAMGAPIDIVTDQTSAHDPLSYLPAGVAFDEMAAYAAKDPAGFTTRARESMARHVEAMVGFQDAGAEVFDYGNSIRGEAQLAGYDRAFAFPGFVPAYIRPLFCEGKGPFRWAALSGDPADIARTDKAILELFPENESLARWIRLAGERVHFQGLPARICWLGYGERDKAGERFNDMVASGELSAPVVIGRDHLDCGSVASPYRETEAMLDGSDAIADWPLLNAMVNVASGASWVSLHHGGGVGMGRSLHAGQVTVADGTPLAGEKIRRVLTNDPGMGVIRHVDAGYDIAESVAERRGVRVPMREGDDT; encoded by the coding sequence ATGTCAGGACCCCGCCCCGTCCGAGCGCCGCGCGGCACGGAACTGAGCGCCCTGGGATGGCAGCAGGAGGCCGCCCTGCGGATGCTGCAGAACAACCTCGACCCCGAGGTCGCCGAGCATCCCGACAAGCTCGTCGTCTACGGCGGCACCGGCAAGGCCGCGCGCGACTGGCGCTCCTTCGACGCCATGGTGCGGACCCTGAAGGGGCTCAAGCAGGACGAGACGATGCTCGTCCAGTCCGGCCGCCCGGTCGGCGTCATGCAGACCCACGAGTGGGCGCCGCGCGTCCTCATCGCCAACTCCAACCTCGTCGGCGACTGGGCCAACTGGGAGGAGTTCCGCCGCCTGGAGCAGCTGGGTCTGACCATGTACGGCCAGATGACCGCCGGCTCCTGGATCTACATCGGCACCCAGGGCATCCTCCAGGGCACCTACGAGACCTTCGCCGCCGTCGCCGCCAAGAAGTTCGGCGGCACCCTCGCCGGCACGATCACCCTCACCGCCGGCCTCGGCGGCATGGGCGGCGCCCAGCCGCTCGCCGTGACGATGAACGACGGCGTGGCGATCTGTGTCGACTGCGACCCGCGCGCCATCGACCGCCGCATCGAGCACCGCTACCTCGACGTGCGGGCCGACAGCCTCGACCACGCCCTCCGGCTCGCCACCGAGGCCCGTGACGCGCGCCGCCCGCTGTCCATCGGCGTCCTCGGCAACGCCGCCGAGCTGGTGCCGCAGCTGCTCGCCATGGGCGCGCCGATCGACATCGTCACCGACCAGACCTCCGCCCACGACCCGCTGTCCTACCTCCCGGCCGGCGTCGCCTTCGACGAGATGGCCGCCTACGCCGCGAAGGACCCCGCCGGGTTCACCACCCGCGCCCGCGAGTCCATGGCCCGGCACGTGGAGGCCATGGTCGGATTCCAGGACGCCGGCGCCGAGGTGTTCGACTACGGCAACTCGATCCGTGGCGAGGCCCAACTCGCCGGATACGACCGGGCGTTCGCCTTCCCCGGCTTCGTCCCCGCCTACATCCGGCCCCTGTTCTGCGAGGGCAAGGGCCCGTTCCGCTGGGCGGCGCTTTCCGGCGACCCGGCCGACATCGCCCGCACCGACAAGGCGATCCTGGAGCTCTTCCCCGAGAACGAGTCCCTGGCCCGCTGGATCAGGCTGGCCGGCGAGCGGGTGCACTTCCAGGGCCTGCCCGCGCGCATCTGCTGGCTCGGCTACGGCGAGCGGGACAAGGCCGGCGAGCGGTTCAACGACATGGTGGCGAGCGGGGAGCTGTCCGCGCCGGTCGTCATCGGCCGCGACCACCTCGACTGCGGCTCCGTCGCCTCGCCGTACCGCGAGACCGAGGCGATGCTGGACGGCTCCGACGCGATCGCCGACTGGCCGCTGCTGAACGCCATGGTCAACGTGGCCTCCGGCGCGTCCTGGGTCTCCCTCCACCACGGCGGCGGCGTCGGCATGGGCCGCTCCCTCCACGCGGGCCAGGTCACCGTCGCCGACGGCACCCCGCTCGCCGGCGAGAAGATCCGCCGCGTGCTGACCAACGACCCCGGCATGGGCGTCATCCGGCACGTCGACGCGGGCTACGACATCGCGGAGTCGGTGGCCGAGCGGCGGGGTGTGCGGGTGCCGATGCGTGAGGGTGACGACACGTGA